The genomic window acattagcagggagccgatgggaagcagagcagccaggactcaaactggtgctctgatatgggcgGCTGGAGTGGCAGGTGTGGTCTAACCTGCTGGgcaccacccctccccacccccaagagtAAGATCTTAAATGTTGATATTTTCCCCAAGCCGCAGGTAAGCAGGATCTCTTCAAAATGGCTTGCAGTGAAGTGGAGTGAGCCCCAAAAGCATGCAGCTTGCTCTGCCTCTTGGTGGACTGGTTTTACACTGGTTGCAACAGATTAGCCATGGGCAAACCAAGGGCAGGGGCCTGACTCCAGCCCCCAaccctgctcccagccctccctgcaACCTGTGGCACTTTCTCATCCAGTTGGCAACAGGCCCCAAACAGCTGTGTCCCCATATTTCTTGGTCCAGCAAGCTCCTAGCAACTGGGATTTCTTCCCATCTGCAGGCCTCCCAGCAGGCCTCTCACTAGGGAAGGTGCTCTCCCTGTGGCTGCCCttctgtgaccttgaacaagaaCCTCCCTCTTTGGGGCTTTAGTGCCTCCTCTGTGAATCAGGGAGACTGGGCTTGAGGAGCTGGAAGGGTCTCTGACTTAGCTCCCAGCCTAAGTCACTTTTTCTCTACTTATATGTCCAAGACCCCGATTAGGGGACTTAATGTGTCTGTGGCTGCCTGCTTGCAGCTTCGTGGAGTTCATTTAAGTACTCAGTGCTCGGAAAAGGCTTGTTTCTCTCCCTGAAGCTTTAGTCAGGGTCATGGAGGCCACCCGGTCCACGGCCCCGCTTAGGCAGTGAGGATGCCTGGGCAAGGCTCGCTCGGGCCAAGGGTGGAGCCAGGTACCTTCCCACCTGAGTGCTCTGCCTTCTGGGTGTACAGATTTCCCCACCCCGCGCCTACCAGGAACGGGGCTGCACAGCGCCACCCACCTCACTGAGCCGCGGCCTGTGAGGGGCCCACCTTCAACATGTGCACCAACAGGCACCTGCACAGGATGCAGGCCGCAGTGGGCAGCGACTGGCAGCAATCAGCCGGGCTAATGACTCAACACCTCTGAGCCCCAGGGCCCTCATCTGTGACCTGAGCACCAAGGGCACTTGGAGTTGTGGGAGcaatgctgtggtgtaacaggtaaagccgcctcctgcagtgccggcatcccatatggacaccagttcaagtcccagctgctccacttccgatccagctctctgctgtggcctgggaaagaagtggaagatggcctgagtacttgggcccctgcacccatgtgggagacctggaagaagctcctggcttcggctcagcacaGCCAATTGCAGCCAattcgggaatgaaccagtggttggaagacctctctgtctgcctctcctctctctgtgtaactctgactttcaaatttttaaaaatttaataaaagaaaaacagcttgACATGTAAGAAGTGCCCCACAAATGTCCATTTCCCCATCTCCAGGATAATGTCATTGAAGCACTgagttgttctttttgttttttaaaatatatttatttatttctaaggcagagttacagacagggagagggggagagagagagagagatctttcatctgctggttcactccccagatgagggcaacaggactgggccaggccaacgccaggagcttctcccaggtcttctgcatgggtgcagggctccaagcacttgggccatcttctactgctttcccaggcacattagcagggagctggattggaaaaggagatgctgggacttgagctggcgcccatgtgggatgctggggctgcaggctgctacaggccgcagcttaacgcactgcgccacagcaccagccccacattgaGATGCTTGTAGGGAGGGGGTGAGCCTCAGCACGTCTTTAATGGCCCCACCTCAAGGCCTCCACCACCTTTCTCCCGAGTGGCACACTTGACCAAGGCCGAGGGATGCCAAGTTGCAAGAGCATTGCCCAAACTAAAGGGAACTAGTGAGGTAGGGCCCTGGAGGGGTACAACGCAAGGAGGCGTGCACCTTCCCGGTTTCCTCCTGGTTGGAGAGACCTGCCttttggaggcagagctgagtaggctgggagcagctgcagggctgcaggCCCCTGGAGACCAGGGAAGCTGCATgagtgaggagaggaggaaggggtgcGTTGGAGGTTTGGTGGGATGCAGCGAGGAGGGCACCTAACACGCACCtttcctgcaggccctgggggcagggacaAAGAAAGGCAGCCGGGATCAGAGCCAGAGCGTACAGGGAGGGGAGGATCTGGCAGGAGAGCTGGCCGGGGGATGGCTAGCGAGCTGCAGTCCTAGAATAGAACACACCGGTGACCTTGAGCCACTGGCGGGAGGGACACGGACAGCGCAGGCGAGCACGcggtgatggtgacagtgatgggTCAGCCAGGGTGCCACAGGGCTCCCTGCTCTCCAAAGTGCAAGCCGGCACCTGCAGGAGCCTccagggccagggagctcttGAGCAGCAGTCAGACGAGCACATAACGTCCCTTTGCTTGTCAATGTTGTCCCTGTGATTGGCAGGGAACTCTTTGAGAAGAGCCCTGCTGCATCGAGGGGCCAGCCATGGGGGTGGGGCAAGAAGGCCAAGGTCCCCGGGCtgtggggaggaagcagaggaagttcAAGGGGTAGCAAGAAGCAGGAggagcacagggctggggctgccaggctgTGAGCCCCGGCTccacgccccgccccccgcgtCTTCTGACCTGTGTCCTTGCCCCCAGACCCTCTTGCCCCCAACCCATTATACAGGTTTATAGCGAGGGTGTGAAAAATGCAAAGACTAGGAGAGAAAAGGACAAAGtgagggcgggcactgtggcacagtgggttaagctgccgcttgcaacactgacatcccatgtgggtatgggtgctggtttgagtccaccagctgctctgcttctgatccagctccctgctaatgctcctgggaaaacagtggaggatggcacaagtgtttgaggCCCTGCTacccagggagacctggaggaacctcctgactcctggctcctggcttttgcctagctctgttctggctgttgcagccatctggggagtgaaacagcaaatggaagaccccttccccttctctctaactctgactttcaaataaataaataaaccttaaaaaaaaaaaagtggtgagtTGTGGATAGCATGAGTCTAGCATCTACCCCCTCCCAGGAGCTCTGGCCTCTGCATCTTACAGAGCTTTGACCTTGGAAAAAGAACTTAACCTTAGCACCACCATTTATAAACGGCTATGCTGCCTCAAAGGTGATACAATGAAAGTCCATGTAGGACCTCTTGCCCAGGGCTCAAAACATAACCGACATTCTACAAATATCaggctgcctccccacccccaccctgcccgacACAGCCTGAGCAGAGCTAACGCAAAACAGACTGGCAaacccccgcctccctccctgagGACAGCTGGGCCATGCCGGGATTGTCCACAAGACAGAGGCGTGGAGGGATGAGGCTGTCTGCAGAGTGGGGGCCCCTGGCGCCTCTCCTCACCCAGCCCTATTGAGAGGCGCACCCCTCCTCCATCCTGGATCCTTCTCCTGCGGGCTTGGGGCTCACAGGGATAGACAACCACACCAGCCTCTCTTCTTGTCCTGGTCATACAGCCCAAAGTGGCTGGTGCCATCATGCCCATGGCAGCAGGGAGAGGACGCATGGGCCTGGATGCAGCCGCACctgcttcccttcctttctcagtCAGCCCCATGTTCCATCTCCCTCCCAGCACCCTCAACTGCCACCTGGGCAGGTCGGAAGGGGCGGAGGAGCCCCCCtagtcccagccccctcccccaagtgATGGGTTTCCACTGCCACTACCTGTGCCTTTAAGAACCGCGGCCTTGCGCCAGGGGCTCGACCTCGGCACCCTCAGCTGAGTTGGATTAAGGGACCGTTTGGTGCCTTTGCAAATTCCTTCTGGCCGCTGTGCCTCCCCGACTGGACACAGAGTAGCCAGTAGCCCCAAGCATTCTGCCAAGGGCAGCGGGGAGGCAAGGCAGCCCCGATAAGGGCTGTGTCAGGGACTCCAGACAGCCATGCGGAGCCCCGGGCCATGAAGGAGCACTCGGAGGAAGTCAGCCTGTGCGTGGAGGCCACAGAGCAGAGCAAGGTGAGGCCCGTGGaagccctctcctccccagccccgcgccccagGGCCCCCGGCCCTCGCTCCCAGACCCCCCTCTCACTTTCAGACTGAGTTCTGCAACCCTGCCTTCGAGCCTGAAGCGGAGCCGCCCTGCCCGGCGCCTGCCTTCCAGGGAGAGGCTCCCTGcagcagcccagctccctggcaTGGTAACCATCCCATAGGGGGGACCCAAGGCCAGGACAGTGGGGGGGCCCGGGGCCCTCTAAGTGCTACCCTGGCTGCCACAGGCCGGCGCCCACGAGGGCTACAGCCCGACTGCCGCTTCTCCTGGCTCTGTGTGCTCCTGCTCGCcggcctgctgctcctgctgctcggGCTGCTGGTGGCCGTCATCCTGGCCCGTGAGTAGGGCCCGCTGGGGAGCAGCGGGCAGACTGAGACACTGGGGGCCTCGCCACCTGCCCCCTGCACTCTCCCAGGGTGCAGTTGGGGGGCTCCTCTGAAAGCCACTCCTCCGCCCCCTGCCTTCAGAGCTGCAGGCTGCACCTCCACCTGGGGCCACCTACGGCCCCCTGCCTGCCCGGGGCCTCACTACCACTGCCACCGCCACCCCCAGCAccgtccccaccaccaccacagcctcTCCAGCGCCTGGGCTCCCTGGCCGGCCACAGCAGGCGGGCGTGAgtcccacaccccaccccagtgAGTACTAGAGCAGGTCTCCCAGGACGGGGGCTGATAGGGCAgcggggagggaggccaggaagaggcaccttgGGGAGCAAAGGCACCTCTCACCTCATGACCTCTGAACTCTAACCTCTATCTCTGCAGCCTGCGGGGGTCTCCTGCCTGGCCCAAGGGGCTTCTTCAGCAGCCCCAACTACCCGGACCCTTACCCACCCAATGCCCACTGCGTGTGGCACATCCAGGTGGCCACAGACCACACGATACAGCTCAAGATCGAAGCTCTGAGCATGGAGAGTGTGGCCTCCTGTCTCTTTGACCGCTTGGAAATCTCCCCAGAGCCTGAAGGCCCCCTCCTCAGGTGGTCCCTCTGCACCCTGTCCTGAACCACTCTCGGGGGCCCAGAGCAAGGGGGTTGCAAGGGAGAGGCTGGACTAGGGGGAAATGAAGAGCCTTGACCTCGGGGCCCAGCTTTGCCACccctctgctgtgtgacctggggaggGTCACTGCCCCTCTCTGGCTTCAGTTTCCTAATCTATGAAATGGGCCTCTTACCAGTAGTTCCCATGGAGAAATGCTACACTGCTGACTGacacacaggggctggggcagtCCAAGCACCCTGGGAAAGTGCAGGAAACTTTGTGCTGTACTCAGCACCGGTTCAGGGGTTAAGGAAACAGGACGACAGGGCCCAGGCCGGCTCCGCTCTGGCAGGCTCTGAGCTCCGAGCCTGATCAGCTTTCTCCGCTTCTCGcagggtgtgtgggagggtggCGCCTCCCACACTCAACACCAACGCCAGCCGCCTCCGGGTGGCTTTCGTCTCCGACAGCAGTGTGGAAGGCTCTGGCTTCCAGGCCTGGTATCAGGCTGTGGTCCCCGGGCATGGTGAGTGTTTAGCCACTGTGTCCCCAGCTGCCTGGCAAGTGTCTGGCTTCCCTCCCCTCAGCCACTCCCAGCCCTGGAAAAAGGGGGTGGAGACTTTGGGGGTGGTTCCTGAATCCAGACGCCATCCCCAGGGAGCTGCGCCCACGATGAGTTCTCCTGTGACCAGCTCACCTGCCTGCTCCCCGACTCGGTATGCGATGGCTTTGCCAACTGTGCTGATGGCAGTGACGAAACCAACTGCAGCGCCAAGAGCTCGGGTACGGGCCCGCCAGGCGCAGGGCGGGTGCTGTCTCCGGGCATCTGATCCAGGCTCTGGCTGTGCTCCCCAGCACTGGCCGGGCCCCAAGCCGCAACGTTCCCATCGGCACACCCTGCCTGGCCATTCTCCCAGCCAGAGCTTGCTTCCCTGTGGGCAGGGCCAAGATGCTCTCTTGCCAGCCCCACAAGCTGTCTGCCTCTCCACAGGGTGCGGGGGGCACTTGACGGGGCTCCAGGGCGCTTTCTCTACTCCCAGCTACCTGCAGCAGTACCCACACCACCAGGTCAGTGCAGCCCGGCTGCAGGGGGGACCAGCAGTGCCGCACACGGGCAGGGGAAACACTGCTCTGTACTGCAGAAAGCCAGATGGGGAACATTCTTAAGTGCTTACTGTATACCCAGATGTTCCCACACTGCATTCACTCCTCTCTGAGCCCAAACAACTTAAAAGGCCCGTTGTACGTCCAGGGCCACAGAGGTGCAGGCGCACTGGGCAGTGGCTGCCCCGTGACTGGCTCCTCCCACACTCTCCCCAGCTCTGCACCTGGCGCATCTCGGTGCCCGCCGGTCTTGGCATTGAGCTGCAGTTCCACAATTTCAGCCTGGAAGCGCAGGACGAGTGCAAGGTGGCCTACGTGGAGGTGTATGAGACCAGCAGCTCAGGGGCCCTCAGCCTCCTGGGCAGGTACAGGGTCGGGGAAGGAGCCAGActcagccctccccctcccctcaggCCTGGCCATTCCCCAGCTCCGCCCTCTGCCACTCCAAGCCAGTCTCTCCAGAGCCACCCTAAACAAATGCTTCTGCCTTCTGCACCTGCCGGGGGCCGGGTCGTGCCTGTCCCCAGGAGGCCCTTTCCCAAATCTCTTCCAGCTCCCCTCCAGCTCTTCCCAGCCTGTGGAGCCATTtactcacacacgcacacgcacgcacacacacacacacaccggcctCAGTTTGCCACTTTGTCCACCAGCATTTCCTCCCTGGCGCTGAGTTCTGGGAGTCAGCCACTGTGTCTCCCCTCACCTCTGGCCTGGCCCGGAGCACCCGGCTCATAGCGAGCCCGCgggaggctgcagccaggggcccACGGCTCTCCACCGCTTCGGGCAGGTTCTGCGGGACAGAGCCGCCCCCTCGCCTCCTGTCCTCGCACCGGGAGCTGGCTGTGTTCTTCAGGACAGACCACGGCGTCAGCGGCGGGGGCTTCTCAGCCACCTTCCAGGCCTTCAATGCCACAGACAGTAGGTGACCCTGGACCCAGAGAGTGGacggcacggggggggggggcagcggggggggggAAGGACAGGCACTGCCACGCCCTGTGCCTACAGACCCCTGTGGGCGCCGAGAGTCCTCCTGCCTGGACGGAGAGTGTAAGGGGCTGCAGTGGGTGTGCGACATGTGGAGAGACTGCACAGGTGGCAGCGGTGACAACTGCAGCAGCCCCCTGGCCCCACCGCCAGGTGAGGCCCGGCCCCACCCGGGATCCCTACACGGGCTGGGTGCCCAGTCGCAGACACGCCCTGGCACCCGAGCTACCACCCCACCCTACCTCCCTGATTCGGGCAGGGGCGAGCAGCCGCTGGGCCTCACCGTCCTGACTCGGGACTCTTGGCTGGTGGTGGCAGTGGTCCTTAGGGACATGGGGATCTGGGAGTCGAGAGTTGGGGCTTCGAGAACCCTGCACCTTGACACACGGAGTCCCTCTGCAGAGCTCAAAGGCGAAGGTGAGATGCTATGGGGAGCAGGGGCTTGTGtccctgcctgtgcctcctgagGTCACAGAGACGCCAGCTCAACGCCCAGGGCTGACGAGCAATGTTGGAGCAGACTCCCAGGGCTTCACGGGGACCCTCCACACAGGCAAAGCCCTCACCCTGTTACCTTCCTGGACTCCCGCAACCCCAGCGGCCCAGGCCGAACAGCCAGtgagcagcccctccctcccgcagAGCTGGCCTGTGAGCCCGTCCAGGTGGAGATGTGCGTGGGTCTGAGCTACAACACCACGGCCTTCCCTAACATCTGGGTGGGCATGGCCACCCAGCAGGAGGTGGTAGAAGTCCTCCGAGGCTACAAGGTGCCTTGGcccagagatggggagggaggccacagggagggcagggaacctggggaccagcactgaagacgcctctctgccctctgcagagCCTAACCAGTCTACCCTGCTACCAGAGTTTCCGGCGGCTCCTCTGCGGGCTGCTGGTGCCCCGCTGCACCCCGCTGGGCAGCGTCCTGCCTCCCTGCCGCTCTGTCTGCCAGGAGGCGGAGCGCCAGTGCCAGTCTGGCCTGGCCCTCCTGGGTACCCCCTGGCCCTTCAACTGCAACAGGCTGCCTGaggcagctggcctggaagcctgCGCCCAGCCGTGACCCTGAAGCGGACCCCCTGCCCTCAGCCTGCCTGTCCTCCCTTGCCTAAGAGGCTgccgggcagggtgggggaggcggACCAGCCTGGGCTCTTctcaccctctctgggcctcccagcAGCAGCGGGGAatccacagccccctccccgctTCCCTGCCCCTGTCCTCATACAACCCACACCgcttccctccagggccctgactgccctctgccttctcaagttctctgccacccaccttcTGACTTTCCCACTCATTCGGCAATCACGTGGGTGCCCTGCTCTAACCCCGGGGGTCCGGATCtctgccccagctcctccccgccccccttccGCTGCGACCCCCCGCAGCGCCCGCTCTCCCCTTCTTGGTCGCGGCGGCGCCACTGCGCTCTGCCCCCGGGAACGGGAGGCGCCCTGCGGGTTGCCTCTCCCGGGGCCCGGCTCaagcctctctccccctcccttctcccccaaaCTTTGGCCGGCCGCCGGGCGACACCACGAGTTATTTCCCTGCTATTTCCCGGCCCGGAGCTCTTGGCCCCTGAACAACTGGTTTCCTCTCGGAGACTGGGAGGAGCAGAGCCGGGCCGGCGGCGAGCGGACCGGGACCAGCAGCCCCGCGAGGGCACCGGGCGCCTGGCCGCGGAGCAGCGCAGGGCCGGGAGCAGGCCCCCGGGGAGAGTCGCAGGAAGCCGTCGGCGGGAGAGCAGCGAAGGGTGAGCCCCGCTGAGGCGGGTGGGAGAGGGCCTGGCG from Oryctolagus cuniculus chromosome 1, mOryCun1.1, whole genome shotgun sequence includes these protein-coding regions:
- the MFRP gene encoding membrane frizzled-related protein isoform X1, whose protein sequence is MKEHSEEVSLCVEATEQSKTEFCNPAFEPEAEPPCPAPAFQGEAPCSSPAPWHGRRPRGLQPDCRFSWLCVLLLAGLLLLLLGLLVAVILAQLQAAPPPGATYGPLPARGLTTTATATPSTVPTTTTASPAPGLPGRPQQAGVSPTPHPTCGGLLPGPRGFFSSPNYPDPYPPNAHCVWHIQVATDHTIQLKIEALSMESVASCLFDRLEISPEPEGPLLRVCGRVAPPTLNTNASRLRVAFVSDSSVEGSGFQAWYQAVVPGHGSCAHDEFSCDQLTCLLPDSVCDGFANCADGSDETNCSAKSSGCGGHLTGLQGAFSTPSYLQQYPHHQLCTWRISVPAGLGIELQFHNFSLEAQDECKVAYVEVYETSSSGALSLLGRFCGTEPPPRLLSSHRELAVFFRTDHGVSGGGFSATFQAFNATDNPCGRRESSCLDGECKGLQWVCDMWRDCTGGSGDNCSSPLAPPPELACEPVQVEMCVGLSYNTTAFPNIWVGMATQQEVVEVLRGYKSLTSLPCYQSFRRLLCGLLVPRCTPLGSVLPPCRSVCQEAERQCQSGLALLGTPWPFNCNRLPEAAGLEACAQP
- the MFRP gene encoding membrane frizzled-related protein isoform X2; this translates as MKEHSEEVSLCVEATEQSKTEFCNPAFEPEAEPPCPAPAFQGEAPCSSPAPWHGRRPRGLQPDCRFSWLCVLLLAGLLLLLLGLLVAVILAQLQAAPPPGATYGPLPARGLTTTATATPSTVPTTTTASPAPGLPGRPQQAGVSPTPHPTCGGLLPGPRGFFSSPNYPDPYPPNAHCVWHIQVATDHTIQLKIEALSMESVASCLFDRLEISPEPEGPLLRVCGRVAPPTLNTNASRLRVAFVSDSSVEGSGFQAWYQAVVPGHGSCAHDEFSCDQLTCLLPDSVCDGFANCADGSDETNCSAKSSGCGGHLTGLQGAFSTPSYLQQYPHHQLCTWRISVPAGLGIELQFHNFSLEAQDECKVAYVEVYETSSSGALSLLGRFCGTEPPPRLLSSHRELAVFFRTDHGVSGGGFSATFQAFNATDNPCGRRESSCLDGECKGLQWVCDMWRDCTGGSGDNCSSPLAPPPGASSRWASPS